A stretch of the Oenococcus sp. UCMA 16435 genome encodes the following:
- a CDS encoding nucleotide sugar dehydrogenase, whose amino-acid sequence MKIAVIGTGYVGLSLATLLSQQNEVKALDIIAEKVEKINQKVSPIVDHDITDFFEHKDLKLQATLDPKEAITAANFVIIATPTNYDPQTNHFDTSSVEAAIKETIEINPQAQIVIKSTIPVGFVDKAIQHFNFKKIFFSPEFLREGKALSDNLYPSRIIVGSQSKEAHQFASLLKGAAVKEDIPILYTNSEEAEAIKLFSNTYLAMRVAYFNELDTYAVSNNLNAAKIIKGVGMDPRIGDFYNNPSFGYGGYCLPKDSKQLLASYEGVPQELMTAIVKSNDTRKRFIVEQILSKKPKTVGIYKLAMKSGSDNFRQSSIIDVMNYLAENNVEIIIYEPTLKTELFQGKEVDNNLTDFKKKADLIIANRVTEEIKDSAEKLYTRDQWKRD is encoded by the coding sequence ATGAAAATTGCAGTTATTGGTACAGGTTATGTTGGCCTTTCGTTAGCCACGTTATTATCTCAACAAAACGAAGTTAAAGCTTTGGATATCATTGCCGAAAAAGTTGAGAAGATTAATCAAAAAGTCAGTCCAATTGTTGATCATGATATTACGGATTTTTTTGAGCACAAAGATTTAAAGCTTCAAGCGACTCTGGATCCTAAAGAAGCAATTACAGCGGCTAACTTTGTCATTATCGCTACGCCAACCAATTATGATCCGCAAACAAATCATTTTGATACATCCAGTGTCGAGGCTGCGATTAAAGAGACAATTGAAATCAATCCACAGGCACAAATTGTTATTAAATCTACAATTCCAGTTGGTTTTGTTGATAAAGCAATTCAACATTTTAATTTTAAAAAGATTTTCTTCTCTCCGGAATTTTTGCGGGAGGGCAAGGCTTTAAGCGATAATCTATATCCGAGTCGGATTATTGTCGGTTCCCAATCAAAAGAAGCTCATCAATTTGCCAGCTTATTAAAGGGAGCTGCAGTTAAAGAAGATATTCCGATTTTGTATACCAACAGTGAAGAGGCTGAAGCAATCAAGCTTTTTTCGAATACATATTTGGCTATGCGGGTAGCTTATTTCAACGAATTGGATACCTACGCTGTCAGCAACAATCTGAATGCAGCCAAGATTATCAAAGGGGTCGGCATGGACCCGCGGATCGGCGACTTCTACAATAATCCAAGTTTTGGTTATGGCGGTTATTGCTTGCCGAAAGATTCCAAGCAGCTATTGGCTTCTTATGAAGGAGTTCCACAGGAACTGATGACGGCGATCGTGAAATCCAACGACACAAGAAAACGTTTCATTGTTGAACAAATCTTGTCGAAGAAACCAAAAACAGTTGGTATCTATAAACTGGCTATGAAGTCTGGTTCCGACAATTTCCGTCAGTCATCGATTATTGATGTGATGAATTATCTGGCTGAAAATAATGTTGAAATTATTATCTACGAACCAACTTTAAAAACGGAACTTTTTCAGGGGAAAGAGGTCGATAATAATTTAACTGATTTTAAAAAGAAGGCTGATTTGATCATTGCCAACCGGGTCACTGAAGAAATCAAAGATTCGGCAGAGAAACTTTATACCAGGGACCAATGGAAAAGAGACTAA